The Fulvia fulva chromosome 11, complete sequence genome segment CCGGTGAAGAGGACGAGGATGGATTTTGAGTGCCTCGGAAAGCTATCACTTAGCAGTCTCTCAACCAAATCCTGTACATTCAACACCTTCCCACATGCCAAGCCCCCATCATGCCCCTCCCACCTCATCCAACTCACACTCATTCCGATACAACCCACACCCTCTAACCTCCTCACACCACAACCCCCACGGCCTCTCCGCATGCCTCTCATTCGCCGTCCACGCATCCCTCGCCTCCCTCTCACTCAAAAACCTGATCCCCTCCTGCTTCGCCTGGCCCCCCTCCTCCCCCCTCCCGAACCGCTCCGCAATCAACCCCTGATTATAACCCCCCTGCATCAACAACGCCGTTGTCTGCACGCGTGCGTTTGTGCAGGTGAAGATGGCGCGGTAGACGGCTTCTTCGATTGATGCCGCGACGCAGGTGAAGCCGTGGCCGCGCATGAGGACTGTTCTAGTGAGGGAGGGGGTTAGTGGAGAAGGGAGAGGGAGGGGAGGTGGGACTTACGGGTGGGCGGGGAAGTCGACGGGAGGGGGTCGGATGGAGGTTATATAGTTTTTGATTAAGGAGGTGGCTTTGGAGGTTCGGGTGGAGGGGTTGAAGCCGTTGGCGAGGCCTTCGCCGAGGTGTTGGGTGTTGACGAGGAGGGAGTGGAGGGGGTCGATTGATTTGTAGTGATTTTGGATATCGTGTACTGGGACGGTGGCGCCTGGAAATTGTTATTGGGATGGGGATATGGGTAAGATCCTGTTGGGAGGGCATTGAAAATGTTATGGTTCGAGGAAAGGTACACATACCCATAACACCACCCATATGAAACACCGGCCTCAACGGTACAGAACAGATACTGAATGGCAACACACTTCCACTATGCGCATGTACCACCGCATTCACACCTTTATACTTCTTATAAATCTCCGAGTGGATAAACCTCTCCGCATACCCCTTCGGTGCATCCTCATTAACAGGACTAGCATCTTCAACACGATACTCCTCCAAATCCTCGCGACTTGACACAAGAGCCGGCGCTAACGACTTCGATACGAAGAACGTCTTCGGATTCTGAGGATTTCGGACTGAAATGTGCCCGAACGCATCGACGACTTTGTGGCAGTGGGAGCTCGGTGCTGTTTGGGAGTGCCCCTCGCGGGGTTCGGTATGACGTTGCGCTTGAGGTGTGATATCACAATGGATTACATGTAGTGATGCTGAGAGTGTTAGATGCAACCTACTGCTCCAGTCCAGACCAACACAGATTGCAATTGCGATCCAGCAAGAGTATCACATCCAATTTTCACTCTCCTCAACACCTTACAATGCCTACTACCACTGAGATCCTCAACTGCCCCCTCGTGGCCGGCAGTGAGCTCGGCAACCCAGACAACCATGCCGCGCAAATCATGAAAGAAGTCGGCGACACGCTCGCCAAACAAGATGGCGTGCAGCAAATCAACTTTGGCATGCACATTGAGAGCCCTGATACGCTGCAGCTATTCGTCAGTGAGTCTCGCTTCCCAATCTCTCACGCCGTTATCATCCTCCTCCCATGACTCGGCACATGGACTGATGAGAGTATTCTTAGACTGGGACAGCCTCGACGCGCACAAGACCTTCATGACCCAGGCGCATTACCAGCCTTTCCTGAATCGCTTCCTGACCATCGCGGGCGGCGCTCCAAGCATCGCGCATGCGGACCTCAAGCCGGATGGTGCAGTGTCGAAAGCTCTCGCCGCACCGGTGACCGAGATTGCAACTTTCTACTTCGACTCCGCTCCTCCGAGCGATGCCTTGGAGAATGCGCAGAAATTCGGGAAGATGCTTGAGGACGAGAAGACGGAGGGCTTCTTGGGCGGCGCGGTGGGGCTTACGTATGAAGAGATTGAGAGGGAGGGCGTGAAGGGGAAAGGAATGGTGATTGCGATTGGGTGGGAGAGTGTTGATGCGCATATGAAGTTCAGGGAGACTGCCACGTTCAAGGACAATATCAATCTGCTGAGGAACGGGGCGGAGAAGATTGAGATGCATCATGTTGCTTTCATGAGTTTCGTGGCGTAGGGTGGATAGCGTAGTGAGTAGAGGGTATACGTTACCAATACGAGCTGATGCTTTTGGTGATATGGTGTGGCTGCTATTGAGAAGAAAAGAAATGTTGCCTGATGATGGGCAGTGCGAGGCTTGACTCATTGCATTGAATATGGTCTGCTTCCTGTGAAGAGAAGGTCCCTTGAGTACATCTGACAGGAGTTTGTCGACTCCAGAGCGTGATGCGGTGTTGCTGCTGAAGTGGCATGATCATGTCGGTGTGAAGGTTCATGTGAAAGGATCATTGAAGCTCCAAGCCCGGACACCTCAGGCCTGCAGCAAAGCTTCGTGACTCGGCTCGGGGAAGTGTTCTCCACGTCTCCACCGCGGCTCGTCTGTGTTTGGGACATGGCTTGATGTGCCGTTGGGCTGCGGCTTTGGCGTCGTCATGGACAGAGGCGATCGTCTGGCGTACATGTATCACGAGAGTGAGGGTGAGGGTGAGAGTGAGAGTGCAGTATGGTATAGGTGTCCAACTGCGCTCCGTAGATCCATTGCAGCGGTACGGTAGTAGGTACTCGGCCAATCACAAGACAACGGCATAGAGGGAATCGACTGTGGGTGGTGCTTCTTTTTGTGGCCAAGAAGAACGTGCTCCCCGAGTAGTGGATCGGCATTTCTGTCCGTTAAACGTTTCAGCAAGCTCGCTCCCCTCCGAGAGTGATGTTTCAATATCATAGCTCGTGCCTGCATTATTCCTCAGGCGACAGCAGGCAATTGTTGGACGTGGTGGAAGCATTGGATGATCTACATAGAGGGGGAGGCTTCGAAACCTGAAGAGACGGACACTTGCCCCGTCTGCAGATCTCGGTGGACGGTGCAAGCCTCGCACTGGGCCATCGGCGCATCCCAGGACTCGTGGACTCGTGGACTCGTGCGCATCGGTGGTAGTGGTACATACTGCTCTCCCACTATTACTCCTCCACCAAGTCCGAGTTGTCGTCGACACCTCTTGGACCCGCTCGAGCGATCGCGCGCCCTGTGCGACATATTCCTACACTGCATTGATAGAGCTATCCGCCGGAGCGCGTGCTGCAGGAAGCCCCCTGCGCCGCGGTCAGATCGTGCTCAGCGCAGCCTGTCCGCCCTGTCGCGGAGCGCAGTCCACCTCTACAGATCGATCCGCCTGCCTGGTACATCATATAGACCGCATCACTAGCCGCCGGCTCGCCGTTCGACATTCGATGACACATGCAATATACTGGTATTGGCCACACGCAACACCGGACGAGAGTTGCTGCGCCTTGCTGCTGCGCTTTTAGGCACAGCGCAGGCAGAGCAGAGCACACTCGCGCGACCACCACCACGGCCACGAGCCTCGACCGCATCAGCCGGGACGGGCAGCTGGCGAAACACCAGCATGAATGGCTACGCATACAATGGCGGATACGTCTCCGCCCACGGCATGGAACAACACGATGACGGCGCCGATAGCATGATGATGATGGGTCCCGAGTCAATGCCGCCGCCGGGCACAATGGTGGGCGGACAGTCGCTGGACGACATTGTCAACCAGAATGCGAAGATGATCCGGAGACAGAGCATGCCGCAGCAGTTCTCAACCAGCCCACAACACTTGAACCCAAATATGAGACGCGTGTCCATGATGGATTATGGCGCCACTTCGCCCGCTGGATCGGCTGCCCAAGTGCAATACCAATACGGCCCGAGCGAAAGCGTCGACTCGGGAGCCTATACACCCAATGCAGTCACGCCAGGCCCACGACCAGCGCTCCAGAACCAGCATCGGTCGTTGTCTGCACGGCGAGGCTCTGGTGGAGAACTCTCAGTCAATACCCACTTTGGCACTCCTCAGAACTACACATCCATGATGCCACCGAACTCTGCCTATGCCACATCGCCTGCCCATCCCAATGCGACCATGGACTTGCAGATGGAAAGCCCGTATGTTGATTCTGGTATGACCATGAACCTGGAGTACGCTATGGACCACAACATGAATGGCACCATGAGCGGCGATACAATGCCTGTGAACCTTTACAGTCAACCTCAATTCAGCCATACTCCCCTGAGCTCTCCAATGCATCCCGCGCAACAGCATGGGACGCCGCATTCTGGCAGAGTGTCCGCTCACGACACTGGTGGGAATGGCGGTATGCAGAGTCAGACGCCTTATGCCCAGACGGGAAGCTCGCACAGCACTATCCGGCAACTCTCGCGGGCACAAAGTCTTCATGTGCCGGATATGCAAAGTCCTGCTCATTCTCAATCTCCAATGAGTGCGCCGCCATCGAGATCGCAGCCACAGCAGCCGCCGCAACGGCCGTCTATGCTGCAGCATAACCATAGTCACAATGCTCAGCGTAGTACCTCTGGTGGCTTCGCGGGGCAGCCTCAACATCCTGTCCCAGGCTCAGCACAAGACCGACCGATCGGACCGCCGATGAAGGGGGTTTCTTTCGATGGCACAGATGGACCAGTGGCCGCAACCACGAACAACTACAACCCGAACAACCAGAACTTTCCGTGGGAGGAGCGAGAAGGAGGATGGCCTTCGACCATGGTCGGCAAGCCACATATGCATTCTGCATACAAAAATGCCTATTCCTCGACAGGATTTGACATGCTTGGCGTACTCGTAAGTACATCGTCCTTGGGTTGCACAACATTGTGCAGGACTGACTTCGCTTAGATGCGTGTGGCCTCGCGCGCAAACCCTGAAATCAACATCGGCTCCGTCGACCTGTCCTGCGCGTTTGTGGTGTGCGATGCCGAAAAAGACGATTTCCCGATCGTGTACTGCTCTGACAACTTCGAACGTTTGACGGGCTACACGAAACATATGATTCTGGGTCGTAACTGCCGCTTCCTGCAGTCTCCCGATGGTAA includes the following:
- a CDS encoding Decarboxylase tropJ, yielding QRHTEPREGHSQTAPSSHCHKVVDAFGHISVRNPQNPKTFFVSKSLAPALVSSREDLEEYRVEDASPVNEDAPKGYAERFIHSEIYKKYKGVNAVVHAHSGSVLPFSICSVPLRPVFHMGGVMGATVPVHDIQNHYKSIDPLHSLLVNTQHLGEGLANGFNPSTRTSKATSLIKNYITSIRPPPVDFPAHPTVLMRGHGFTCVAASIEEAVYRAIFTCTNARVQTTALLMQGGYNQGLIAERFGRGEEGGQAKQEGIRFLSEREARDAWTANERHAERPWGLWCEEVRGCGLYRNE